The Branchiostoma lanceolatum isolate klBraLanc5 chromosome 10, klBraLanc5.hap2, whole genome shotgun sequence genome has a window encoding:
- the LOC136443655 gene encoding ubiA prenyltransferase domain-containing protein 1-like, giving the protein MTHTLIHTCNRSSWKLSWTFILFFHHISATKMSVTIPADQEEVNKQPNGTAEVEDGTQNGLKPQKKSVFAKYILALRPWSFSASLTPVLLGSALAYRTTGTIDPLLVLITCLAVTSVHAAGNLVNTYYDFMKGIDNKKSDDRTLVDHILEPNSVVGLGATLYCIGCGCFVLLVHFSPLSMQHLALLYFGGLSGSFLYTGGMGLKYVALGDVVILITFGPLAVLFAYSVHVGKLTLSPLLYAIPLALNTEAILHSNNARDMETDKKAKVVTLAILLGQTGSYALYALLLFTPYILFAILATNFSKWLFLPLITLPLAFSLERDFREHRMTKIPQKTAKLNLPLGLLYLLGCLMAQPGQLPGLS; this is encoded by the coding sequence ATGACTCACACACTGATCCACACATGTAACAGATCTAGTTGGAAGCTTTCGTGGACAtttatcctttttttccaccATATTTCTGCGACAAAGATGTCTGTTACTATACCAGCAGATCAAGAAGAAGTCAACAAACAACCTAACGGGACTGCTGAAGTGGAGGATGGGACTCAAAACGGACTGAAACCCCAGAAGAAATCTGTTTTTGCCAAGTATATCCTCGCCCTTCGTCCGTGGTCGTTCAGTGCTAGTTTGACCCCTGTCCTGCTAGGCAGCGCCTTAGCGTACAGAACAACGGGAACTATCGACCCACTACTGGTCCTGATCACATGCTTAGCCGTTACATCCGTACATGCAGCCGGGAATCTCGTGAACACTTACTATGACTTCATGAAGGGGATAGATAACAAGAAAAGTGATGATAGAACACTGGTGGACCACATACTGGAACCCAACTCAGTAGTAGGGTTGGGAGCAACCTTGTACTGTATAGGATGTGGGTGTTTTGTGTTACTGGTACATTTTTCACCTCTCAGTATGCAACACCTGGCTTTGCTGTATTTCGGAGGACTATCGGGGTCTTTCCTGTACACAGGAGGAATGGGATTGAAGTACGTGGCACTAGGAGATGTCGTCATCCTCATAACATTTGGTCCGTTGGCTGTCCTGTTTGCATATTCCGTACACGTAGGAAAGCTTACGTTATCGCCACTTCTCTACGCCATCCCGCTGGCTCTCAATACGGAAGCGATCCTGCACAGCAACAACGCGAGGGACATGGAAACGGACAAGAAGGCCAAGGTCGTGACTCTCGCCATCCTTCTTGGTCAAACGGGATCGTATGCGCTTTACGCCCTACTCCTATTTACGCCATATATTCTCTTCGCGATTTTGGCCACAAACTTTTCAAAGTGGCTGTTCCTGCCTCTGATCACCCTCCCATTGGCGTTCAGCCTAGAACGGGACTTCAGGGAACATCGGATGACGAAGATACCGCAGAAGACTGCGAAACTGAACCTGCCATTGGGGCTGTTGTATCTGTTGGGCTGCTTGATGGCACAGCCGGGTCAACTGCCAGGGTTGAGCTGA